Proteins co-encoded in one Pirellulales bacterium genomic window:
- a CDS encoding exosortase/archaeosortase family protein has product MVDDAIASSLITQAVYWTSLLAVVGGVIYLITKKDYRTAILIALLSGMVHGVYWNSLLIMAEKWEAPEYSHGYLVPLFAIVLLWVRWQPLEEPSSGAQWAGVGLIAAGFALRLVSAWYNFVIPDMLSIMPCLFGVFLVVGGWDSLKSAAPALAFLIFMFPWPDVLERNLLQPLKRISTLAATYSLQTIGMPAYSDGNRIMLGDVQLGIVDQCAGLRMTTVLLALAAAIALFMENRPIWERVLVIFSAIPIALIANVVRIVVTGILHAMGQSDLANSFHNDYAVFVMVPLALGLLFVETELLSHLFVEDKIVAPLTVGGGLPGSRQPRGA; this is encoded by the coding sequence ATGGTTGACGATGCGATTGCCAGTAGTTTGATCACCCAGGCCGTCTATTGGACCAGCTTGCTGGCGGTCGTGGGGGGCGTGATCTACCTCATCACGAAGAAGGATTATCGCACCGCCATTTTGATCGCCCTGCTTTCCGGCATGGTGCATGGCGTCTACTGGAACAGCCTGCTGATCATGGCCGAGAAGTGGGAAGCCCCCGAGTACTCCCACGGTTATCTCGTGCCGCTGTTTGCCATCGTCCTGCTCTGGGTCCGCTGGCAACCTCTGGAAGAGCCCTCGAGCGGCGCCCAGTGGGCGGGGGTCGGCCTGATTGCCGCGGGTTTTGCCCTGCGACTGGTCTCGGCCTGGTACAACTTTGTCATTCCCGACATGCTCTCGATCATGCCCTGCTTGTTCGGGGTCTTTCTCGTGGTCGGCGGCTGGGATTCGTTGAAATCGGCCGCGCCCGCGCTCGCGTTTCTGATCTTCATGTTTCCCTGGCCGGATGTGCTCGAGCGCAACCTGTTGCAGCCGCTCAAGCGTATCTCGACGCTGGCGGCGACCTACAGCCTGCAGACGATCGGCATGCCCGCCTACAGCGATGGTAATCGCATCATGCTGGGGGACGTTCAGTTGGGCATCGTCGACCAATGTGCCGGTCTGCGCATGACCACCGTCTTGCTCGCCCTGGCGGCCGCCATCGCCCTGTTCATGGAGAATCGCCCGATTTGGGAACGCGTGCTGGTCATCTTCAGCGCCATCCCCATCGCCCTGATTGCCAACGTGGTGCGGATCGTCGTGACGGGCATTCTGCACGCGATGGGGCAATCGGACCTGGCCAACAGCTTCCATAACGATTACGCCGTGTTCGTCATGGTGCCGTTGGCGCTGGGCCTGCTGTTTGTCGAGACCGAGCTCCTCTCCCACCTGTTCGTCGAGGACAAGATCGTCGCACCCCTCACGGTCGGTGGCGGGCTGCCCGGCAGTCGCCAACCCCGCGGTGCGTAA